The genomic window GAAGAAAAATCCTCATTCCCGGATGGTAAACCAGGTTCTACCTGGATAATCATCTCCGGATGGACATTTTATATTTTATGTTGACAATGTATCGAGTGTTCGATATGCTATCGATCAATCGATATAACCTGAGGCTTTTCCTTTTGAACCAGCCGGCGGCTTTTTGCTCTGTCTGATGGTTTTCCATGGTGCGTTTCGTGTTTTGAAATCGTAGCAAGTGAGGGGACTGTGTCTGGAAATCAGGGCAGCAAAGAAAAACTCATCCAGGTGGCGGTGGAACTTTTTGCGAACAGGGGATTCGCCGGGACGTCCATCCGGGACATCGCGAGCGCGATGGGGATGAGCATCTCGAATATCTACCATTATTTCGGCAACAAGGAAGGCCTTCTCCTCGCGATACTGGAATATGCTTCCGACGCTTTGCTGAGGAGGCTCAGAGAGGGTTCGGAAAAAGAGGAGGAACCTGTCCGAAAACTGAAGAGCCTCGTCCAGACGCACCTGAAGCTTTCAAGAGAATTTCTGAGGGAATCGAAGATATTCTTTCTGGATGAAGATCACCTTTCCCAGGAAGGGCATCGAATCAACTGCAAGATTCAGCGGGAAATCCTGGATATGTACGTCCAGGTCCTCAGCGATCTTGCACAGGAAGGCCTGGTGCAAACCCGCAGCATCAAGATTCTGGCATTCAATATACTAGGGGTGATCAACTGGCATCTGAAGTGGTTCCGCACCGAAGGGGAACTCTCTCACGAGCAGGCCGTCGAAGAGATTTTGGATTTCATCCTTCATGGGGCACTGGGGTTGGGGCAAAGGGAGCGCTGATCAGCGCGGAGGCATGCCCTTCAGCCTCAAGCGGGGTGTGTCTTTGCTGCCGGCAGGGTCGATGGGTTGTCGGCGCGGGCGCGGCCTGTCTCATCTTGCTTTGCATGGCGTTTGAGTGCGGATCTTGAGCGTGTTTTCGGATATCGCAACGGAAGAAGTTGAGAGGGCAGACCGGTGCAGTCAGATATGGGGCCGTAAAAAGGTAAGGGCATGTTCTGAAACGCTGAGAGGCGGAACGGACCATCGACTTGAATCGAGAGGACACGGAGGGGAGTTAGCATGAAGGCAGTGGTGTTGATGGAAGGTCATCGGGTGGGGATGGCGGAGGTGCCGGAGCCCCGGCTTCAGAAGAACGACGACGTTCTCGTGCAGGTGACGGCCGCGGCCATCTGCGGATCGGACATTCATATCAAGCACGGGCAGTTGCCGGGGATTGCACCCGGGACGGTCATGGGCCACGAATTCGTGGGGGTGGTGAGAGAAACCGGCGCGGATGTCAGCCGGTTCGAACCCGGAGACCGGGTTTCCGTTCCGGCGGCGGTATGGTGCGGCACCTGCCCCGCATGCCGGCGGGGTCAGATCCAGTACTGCCCGAACGGGGGTGTGTGGGGCGGCGGAGAGTTTTTCGGCAAGGGGCTGGCAGGCGCCCAGACGTCTTATGTGCGCGTGCCGTATGCGGACATGTGTCTGACCCCGATCCCCGATCAGGTTTCGGATGAACAGGCCGTTTTCGTAGGGGATGTCTTCAGCACGGGCTATCATGCAGCGCTCGAGGGCGGGATCGCCACAGGGGATACGGTGGCGGTTTTCGGCTGCGGCCCCATCGGTTTGGCGGCGCTGATCTCGGCCTGGCAGATGGGACCCCGTGAGGTCTTTGCCGTGGACATGTTC from Desulfatiglans anilini DSM 4660 includes these protein-coding regions:
- a CDS encoding TetR/AcrR family transcriptional regulator, whose translation is MSGNQGSKEKLIQVAVELFANRGFAGTSIRDIASAMGMSISNIYHYFGNKEGLLLAILEYASDALLRRLREGSEKEEEPVRKLKSLVQTHLKLSREFLRESKIFFLDEDHLSQEGHRINCKIQREILDMYVQVLSDLAQEGLVQTRSIKILAFNILGVINWHLKWFRTEGELSHEQAVEEILDFILHGALGLGQRER
- a CDS encoding zinc-dependent alcohol dehydrogenase, translated to MKAVVLMEGHRVGMAEVPEPRLQKNDDVLVQVTAAAICGSDIHIKHGQLPGIAPGTVMGHEFVGVVRETGADVSRFEPGDRVSVPAAVWCGTCPACRRGQIQYCPNGGVWGGGEFFGKGLAGAQTSYVRVPYADMCLTPIPDQVSDEQAVFVGDVFSTGYHAALEGGIATGDTVAVFGCGPIGLAALISAWQMGPREVFAVDMFDNRLEIAQRYGATIVDAREENAVERLREATGGEGVDAVIEAIGNPATFQQALRSVRRGGTVSVVGLFPAPVEFPLNELAYYGVRINMGLGSLAHMPQLMGLLEAGRVDLTPLATHSFALEDAVEAYDLFENRKDACIKVILKP